The Tripterygium wilfordii isolate XIE 37 chromosome 5, ASM1340144v1, whole genome shotgun sequence DNA segment TGATCCATTCACGCCATAGACAATGACGTGAATAGTGTATAAAAACTAGTCACGCCAACAAGGTTGGCGTGATTAATGATTTACAACTTGTTGGCGtgacctaaaaaaaaaaaatcagcagtAAATGGTTTTGGACTCGCAATTGTGATACCAGTTCTGTAGTCTTTCATCATTGATAGCTATATGGATGGTGTGAGGGGCACCGGATTTGGACTGCTAAGCCTGATTGGTACCTTGGGTGGCATAGGAGGTGGTGTTCTGGCAACATTAATGGCGGGCCAGCATTGTTGGGGCATACCAGGATGGCGTTGTGCCTTCATCTTGATGGCAGCATTGAGTGCACTAATTGGGTTTCTTGTTCTGATATTCGTCACAGACCCAAAGAAAGCAATCAGTGTCAGCCATGCTTCTGGTGAGGACTCTGATAGGTATACTTGCTCACTTGAGATGCTCTATTATTGCTATGTCTTTCAATGCATACTGCTACCTACATCTCTTGATATTATTGCTTCAACCTCATGTATCAGTTATTTTATCTTGTTGCTTTCTGTTTGCCATTTTCATCTGTTAATAGGATCTATTGAGCTTAGAAGTACTTAGCTgcttatattttcattttccagTTTTGTTGACGGGATGATGCAGGTTGAGATTGCGATAtttctcttaaatattttattttagtattttaggaaatcaattgtttgttaatcaattagtattatttttctaggagtctagtatctttttaagtatttgtttcctattacaagtgtctagggtttcgtttagtttactatttaaggttgtaaccctcattgagtaattttagttttgagtttttgattgaataaaattaagagacggctAGTATTTTCCAATTCTTTGATATTCactagaataaacaaagttttgaagccttaaatatggtattcgtgtgtcgaatcaacagatttaagtagacttgttcctggtattcgtgtgtcgaatcaacaagtCCAAATACGCGTTCTTCCCACCACGCCACGCTGCATCACTGGATGTTTGTGGCTTCAGGGATTTGTTGATTGAGAAAAGCAAAGCTAGTGCATCATCCATCTGGTTGGAGTCCTGGACGACTACAAAGGCTGTTATAAAAGTGAAAACATACAAAGGCCGGATCATGTGTGCGCAGTTCAGTGCTTTCATGGGCATCCCATTCTCATGGTTTCTTCTAAGAGTGATCCCGCAGTCAGTAAGCAGCTACTATACATTTGCCACAACTGTATTTTTATGGGCCTGACAATCAACTGGAATGCAAAGAAACATAGACAAGTTGATTGAGTGCAATTGGAGCTGGAACTTGctgcaaatttattttttttaaggtcaCGCCAACCTTTGTAAATCCAATAGTCACGCCAACTACGTTGTCTTGACTAgtttttttacactattcacATTACCGACGGTGGCGTGATTgtttaaaaattacaaaaaacacATCATTGTCAGTGACTTATAATGCTATTTTGGGAAATATTTTCACTCAGGTGTTATATTGGGATATTTTATGATAGACAGTGTTATATTGACAAAAAACTCTCGAAGTTTGCTTGAAAAAAATCTGACGAGGTTGTCTTTCCGACTGACTGTTCATAGTCTAAAACCTGGGCCTATTTTCTCAACCCATTTCATGACCAAGCCTAAAATGTCAAATTAGATCTCTCTGCATTAATTGGGCCTATCAGTTCAGGCTTCTTCAACCCATTCATTACACAAACCCAATATTGTCAAACCCACGATGCAAAcagtaggattttttttttttgatttttgacataaaaataacGGATTAATCAATCAGTTATTGGCTTATTTCAGTCgattctttgtattttttttaaaatatgttgACGAATTAAACAATTTCACGATCAATTTGGTTTCTATGATTTTTTGTTAACTCCCCTATTTTTCGGTGCCTCCTACATACGTGGCTACTGGCTAGATCAAGTTTCCAACACTAGAGCCAACTAGACAAGACCAGACAGCCCAGTAGACAAAAAGGTCCTGTGAAGACAAGACTTGACTTGACTTTTGTAGGGTAGGGTTAAATCTTGAACCGTTAAACGGTTCACACAGTCGAACGGCGATGGCCTGCAAAGATGCCACGTGTCAGGTACAGAAAGCGCCACTTCTTCCTTGTCACCACCTCCTGTTGATTGATATTTATTATCAAAAGACAATGATGGCATAATTAAAtggtaattaagtaattaacgaTCAAAGCATTCCCGAATATGTGTACACTGGCTATACCCGGTAACAACAAGCTGACTCAGATACTCATCTCGCGCCAACTCTTTGGTTTACTGGCTCTTCCGGTTAGCTTTCCCAAGTTTTCCTTTCTTCACTGATCGAACCTTTCTCTGCCTTCGATTCGATTCTCGACGCATTCTCGTTGTTCTCTGCAACTCTGTCTTTCTCACAGACCGACTGCTCTTCTCCTTCTCTAAGGTAACTTCTTCAGATCtgctttattgtttttgttgattatgCTGTAGTGTATTGTGTCGAATACCTCTGTTTTCTGTTACTGATTGTTTGAAGAAGCGAAAGAGGTTTACTCTATAtcgttattttttttgaattttgcatTTGTGATTTTTGACGTTTTATATATGATTGGAACTGTTTGTTGAATTATAGAGCAGATATGTGAAGTTTAAGCTTTCTCGGCTATCAGCATATTATTGATCCTCAAAGCTAATTTGTTCCTAGTGAGTTGAATTGTGATTTTGTGTGTGTATGTCTTTTTTTGAGATGTTGTGTCCGTTGATTTGATGTATTGATTGTTTGATCtttaaattgaatttattttgcATTTAGATTTGTTGATGTTACCACAAAGTTATATATTGGATTGTTGGAGTTTCTGATCAAAGCCTTTGTTCATACAGGCAAATATCTTGTGAGAATGAAGGTTGCGAAAGGAAAGGGGGCAGCAAGGACCCCCAAGGAAGCTTTGAAACCTGTAGATGATCGGTTAGTTCCTtatttttctagtttctagATATGATTTTATGTTGTGGGTCGGGAATCGTTTTTTCAGATGACTTTATGATACAAAATTCTTCTTGGGGTAGTTTCATGGGAGTTGGCAGGTTAATTATTTTGTATTGACGTCTGATGTTCTACAGTCAATTGTGTGGATACTGATTTTACAGGAATATAGTAGTGATGGATCATATATATCTCTAATTCTTTTCAGAAAGGTTGGAAAGAGAAAGGCAGCTGATAAGAGCAGCAAAGGTCAAACTGGAAAGGACAAACGGGCCAAGAAAGACCCTAACAAACCAAAGAGGCCTGCTAGTGCATTCTTTGTTTTCCTGTATGTATCTTCCTCATAAATTGTTCTAGGTGTTAATTATTGGATTCTTGTGATTCACTTTCATTGATGTAAGTAATTTATTGTTATATTAATGTTTCAGTGAGGAATTTAGAACCACTTTCaagaaagaaaatccaaatgTGAAGGCTGTCTCAGCGGTAAGCTTTTGATAACCTATGAtgatatattgtattttgtagtCATATATAATAAGGCAATATTTTCTCTTTGGAAGAAAATTCAATAACACAAATGCTCTAATTGAAGGTTGGAAAAGCAGGAGGACAAAAGTGGAAGTCCATGACTAAGGCTGTAAGTATTCAAAGTCTCGTGCTAGTACAGGATCATATCTTACTTGTTGGTTAATGGATTACTCTTGGTTGTGGTGGTTGTTTGGAAGACCTTCTGTTCCGGTGAAAGGACTAATGTTCAAAGTCGTAATTGCTATGGTGCCAACTATTTTATTTGAAAGTAATGGATGACTCTTGCATTAGGGTATTGGATATAGTTAGTGATTTGAGGGATGGGCTTTCACCTTGCAACTTTCATTTACTAATCTGGGGTTAATACTTTAATTGCAAAGTTCACTTTTGTAATGGTGAAGAGATGGCAGCTTACTGCCGCCCTCCCGGTTTTGGGTGTGCCTTTTGATTTCTGCAGAGAAAGATTACTTTTATGTATATTTATGATTGTAACTTGCAAGTACACTGTAATTTGTCAAGGAAAAAGCTCCATATGAAGCCAAAGCCGCAAAAAGGAAGGTGGATTATGAAAAGCTTATGAACGCGTATAACAACCAGGTAAAAATGCTGCAGCCTTCACTCATTCTGAGTAGTGCTTTTAATTAACTTATTAGATGCGATCGACTCTAATAAAAATTTTAGATGTGCCTGACTCTCTTCTTATCGTTGCAGGATGATGGTGATGAAGAGTCAGATAAGTCAAAATCTGAAGTAAACGACGAGGATGAGGCCAGTGCTGAGGTAATTCTATTCCAACCTGTCAATATTTTTCAATCTATACTGCAAACCTAAGTTGCTTTCCTACATATTGCCTGGTTTTGATGTAATTCAATTTAACATTTTCATGTTGATGGATTATTTAGTGTTTCTGTATAGACAGCACCTCTCCCATTCTTGTTTACTCTATGCTCAGTTGTGGAAAATGCCTTAGTTAAATAGCAGAGCAAACTCATTAGGTTTTGGATTTGGTGATGTGTGGTGTACGGGAAAGCCAAATCTGCTTTGGCTCTATTAACTGTCATCGCCATCTTCAAAACTCCAATTTCAAACTATTCCGTGTCAACCTTCTAAATCCATAAGAAAGCTTTCTTCCTGAACCTTCATTTGAATCCACCTCCTGGGTTCTACCTTGCTATTTGTTCTGTTGTAATGTTCTTTGTTGGTTAAGTTTTGgacttttaattttaatgtCTATTCCTTTTCAGGAAGAAAAACAGCAGCAGGAGGATGACGAGGAAGATGATGAGGagcaggaagaagaagaagatgacgaCTCCGACTACTAAAATCAGATGGATTTGGCCTATGCATGTGGCTGATATAAGACAATGATCCTTCATTCTGTATGTTCATATGTATAGGTTATAAAGGGTAATGCTTCTTGGACCGGGGTAACATACCCTTGTCCTGCTATGATGATAATAGCTGCTGGGATGGACGTCCCCTACTCCCCTCTATTTTGTATTATTCTGTATGCTTTGTATGCGACTTGTGATAATGTAATTTGCTATCCCGAAAACTTTTATTTGCGTGCTAGAATGAGAGTAGTCTTGGTATTAAGAGTTCTAGGCTTGTGTCTTGCTTCTCAAGTATATAGATAGGATCACCATGTTCTGCACTTACACTGTGAACTGCAATGAATTTTTTGGCTACAAACATTAATTCATTTTATCCTTCAATGATAATGGAATATCCGTTGAATATAGTATTTAGTAATTGTTAGTCTGTATTCATTGAATATAATAAAAAGTTACACATTTCTCTATTAAAAAccgataaaaaattaaaaaaaaaaaaccaaccattTGATCAGTTATATTCAtgtaaaaaaactaaaaaaaatcgaCTGCAAACACCCTTAATTTTTCCTGCTGCCAAAATCTGATTCCCTAGTGTAGGGCTCCTTTCTGTATAGAAAGCCAGCGGTCATCCTCTCTGTTTTGGAGTCTGATCCTTTTGGTCCACCAGCAAGGCATCATCTCACAATCTCACTAACATAGAAGATGTGTTGATCTCCACGTTTAAATGTTAAACAGGATCAATTTCATGAATAGAGATTTCGTTAGGGACTTTCAGGTTTATGTTATGTGTATCCCATCCAGCCATATCCAACTGGCAGATGAAGTCATCAAACCTACTTTCCATCTCCAGTACACTTTCTGCAAGCTGATCAAATACGCCATCAGAGCTTTTGAAGTTCTCCTGGAGCCAGTAAGTCTGCCACACACTTCGCAAGACTGACAAACTTGTTGCTCCTACCTTCATTTTATAACTTTAAGCTTGTAAAAGATGATGATAACGTCTATAAATCATTCAAAGCCAGATTATGAATACCTTGAATGAGACGAAGACCTCAAAATCTCTTTGCTGTTGGTTCACCATGAGAATATACTTTTCATTTGCATACAATTTCAGTAGTGTCTTGACCTGTTCCAAATAgggaaagaaagggaaagaaaattgACGTTCAGAAACATCCGTGGACCAAATTCAAGCTCCCAAGTATTAAGTTGCCCGTCTTTAATGGCTTTTTGTCACATCCGGTATACGCGATGAAGCTCATTTATCTACAGAGTAACTTGGATAGTCGAAATAAGCATGCAACTGATGTCTGCAAGCTTAAGCAGGAAGACATTATGCATATTATCCGTTGCAGGCAGAAGAATAACTCCAAAATTGTAAAACTAGCTCAGATCATGTTATCAATAAACTACagcataaattttcaaattaatttgGAAAGAGCAGGCCAAGGCATCTGTTGAATGAAGTACAACTCTAGACTGACCTCTATAGAAGTTATCAAATGATTCAAGTCTAATATTGTTGCGGTGCTTCACTCTATTTAAGTACCAGATTAAGAACAcaatttctaattttcttttgcCTAGTTATTTGAACTATCTTACTCGAATACTTATAAATGGTTAGCCCAAATGAAAAATTGTTAAGAGAGAACCACTTTGGAGCTTTCGATGTCTCTACTACATTATTGTTCACTAAATGAGGAAATACCTTGGAAATGGATCTCTCACGGCCAACCAACTTTTCCAAGGGCACACCAAACTCAATTTGCGGCTTCATGAATCTTTGCCatgataaaatattttctttcttgttgcAGTCATCAGATCCTTTGCAAACATATGAAAAGCAACTGGTAATTGTCATGATTAAAATAACCTAAATGTGGCAAAGCACTTAAAAACTCTAAGAGGACGAGTCTTACCCAGTACAGTAGAGTGTAAAACATGTGATTTTACAAGTATACGAGCACGCTTAAGATTTATCTGAAAAGATTAGAACAGAGGGAACAACCCATCAAAGAACCGAACATTAGAACAATTTATGAGGGTATCATGAGGAATGACACTACTTAATGTAGTCTACTTTCCCTAGAAGACTCCTTGCACAAGGCGATTTTATGCATTAACCCATTTAGCGGGGAATGAGGAATAGAATGAAACATTCTAACCGTATTAAACCGTAAAACAGCAAGTGATTGATAACGCAACCAAAGGTGCAGAAGCCGCATGCTCATCCATGTCAGTAACATCGCTGGATATGATTTTACAAGGCCAGGGGAATCCTGCAAGAATTTAATACAGCAAACTACGATTAGTTGCTTATCTAGTTCCTTAATACCCAAAGATAGAGGACCTGATAGGCAGTATAACATACCAGGATCAATATGCCCACCGCAAGGCCGAGCAACTGCGCAGCTACTTCCCAGACTTCCTCCTGAAATATTTGACCAACTAATCATGAGGAAAGTAAATTTGAAGCTTACATGTGATAGACTTGAGTTAGAGTATATGACTTTTCTTGGTGTTCATATAGTGATGATTGAGGGAATTAATTAACGTGAGaacataaaatttatttcaGATGTTAAGGCAAGGCATATCATTACTACAACAATAGAATTCACAAGCCAAATTCAATAGTTGGTCTCAACAGTTAAAACTTATGATAGAACAATAATTACATGAGCACATTAAGCATCTCAAAATGAATTCAAATGCTAAGCATGGAACAACAAACTTGTCTACTTTTCCTCATCAAGCCAAAAAGTGCCCACAAAGCATTCCACTTGATGGTcattgttgaaacttgaaaatgTTGAAAGCTTTACCAAAAAATGCACACTATCTTGGATATTATGAAAGATAAAGCAATTGACTGATTATTAGCAGGCAGATCTGAAGTATGCCAAGTCAGGCTATATAAGAAGAGCCAAAACAATAATGACCGCAATGGGTaccaaattattttattatctaGCGTTCCATGAAATGGACGTCTTGTAAATCACAAAGATAGGAAACTTCATGAAATGGGAAAGTTCAGATGAATGCATTTGAGAATCATATCAATGGCAGTAGAGCAACTGGGGCTTGCTAAGAACCGACCCTGATTTTGCAGAAAAATTCAGCAAATATAAGATTGTGAACACTCATCATCAGATCAGAGAAGTGAAAATGttctaaataaattataaatcttACAGTATAGAAACAGATTAATGCATACCTTTGCTGCTACCTCTCCTAGATTTCCTGAGATTGCAAAATGGTTTTGAATGACGCGGAATGAAGGATCTTTCAGTCCTCTCGCTACTGCCTGTTTAAATGATGTTGAGAAATGTGTAAAGCATGAGCATCTtataaccaacttaggtccataCTCCACACGTCTCTATTCTAATGCCAAACATTACTATCAGCATTCAAATGGCTGTTTCAGCTACACTGTGCTGAAGTGCAGCTAGAAAGTTAATGACACGTACAGATATGCAGATAAGCTCATAGACCACCTAACagatgataaaaaagaaatttccAGGGTACCATTAGGCCGGGAGGGGTAGGAGAGTGAGGAAAAGCAAGGGAACTAAGAAGAATACCTTGGCAAGATTCCCAAGAGACGCCAATGGCAAAAAGTAGGCAGGATAAAGTTGTGTAGTTAGATCAAAGATGCTGCACAGTGAATCAACAAAAAGTCATCAATTGTATTTAATTTAAACTTTCCAAACTTGAACAGAGCTTATTACACAGACCTTCCTGCACTACCAATGAAGTCTGCATACATGCGCCATTGCTTTGGATCATCATCAAAAAGATTTCCAAACCGCCCACCTGGAGAAACAGCAACAGCTAGCAGTAAATTTCAGCATATAATCACTTTCCCACTTCAAATGTCTGTACAATGGCCAGACCAATGAATAAGCGCCCAACAGCGCCAATGCCATCCTTTGATACCCATCTGCAGAAGACATGACCTACAGTTCAATGCACTAAAACTAATGTAATACATCGAGTCATCGACTTGCACACAATCAACAATATGTGTCAACATTCACCTGATGGCAGCAGCAGAAGCAGCAGCAGTAGTACCAGAGAAAGTGCCAACACCAACAGCCTGAGAATTTGTGGATAGATTTTTTTCCCAGAAATTTAAACAAGATTTAAGGTCAATGAAGATGCGCCGAAGATACAAGGACATAGAAGAAGTTCATTGAAGTGGACATTTCATCACAATGAATTGAACAAGGTGGAGCAACCATACAAAACATGGAATGGCAATAAAATTTATGccatatgagcttttcaaatcACAGTCAGTAATATGATAaagattttcaaaaagaaaaaatataaaaaaattaagatacTTGATATACTATTCCCTATATTTTAAAATAACCTCACAAATTTGGAAGTGATAATGGCGTTAGGTTAAGCAGAAAGCTAATTACAGGAAATGAATGAAGCGTGTTGATACTGTTTCGTTATCAACCCAATAGCACCCTCAACAGTAATTCAAGCTTTCACATCACAAGTTTCAAATTAATATACTTCAGATATGCTAAAGAAGTATGCCAAAATTTCATCAAGGAGAGAGACTAACGCCCTCTATGACAACTCACAAGTTATAACCATAATCGAAAATCATTCAAAATCCATCTCAATAAATACAACCACCTCAGAAAAAGGAAAACAGAATATTCAACAGGAAGACCTCAGGCCGACAGGAAATTCGAAAAGTTTTAAGGTGTTTAAAATACTATGCACATACCCAAAAAAATCCCTGAATTAGATTCTTGCCTTTAGGAGACTTGATGTGACTAAGGTGTGACAGATCCATCCAGTAATGTTTGTAGGGAACTGTAGCAATATGTACGGCAGATAATCATCAGAAACCGAACCTGCATCAGAAGTAAAGAAGTGTAACAAGGCAGCACCGTCAGGatcaccaaaacaaaaaattgaaggaCTGCTCATGCATGATTTAAAAACAGGTGAAATTTTCAATTTGAGGGTGCTGTTAAATAGGAAACTCTATATTTGCTTTACTCACAACCTACATACTACAAGACATTTTATCTTCATAGATGTCAATAAACAGATTTATCATGTTAAGGATCACATTTAGTCGATTGACAACATGACATTACagaaaataagaacaaaaatgcCAAGTGGAGCAACAATGGAAGAAGGGAAACAATATACTTCATATATCAGACCTGGGAAGCCAGAAGGTAAAACAAAATCTTTGACGATATTTGGAAGCCAGGATAGTTTGGGGTCAGAGAAATGGAAGTCCTGAAGCTTATCGTTCCCAGACTCATGCTCCTCATAGAAGGTTTGTGATGTCAAGTCATCATCCAATGTGTATCTGTTAATGAAAAGgtcaattaaaaaaagaaagaaggaatgTGATGTCAAGTCATCATCCAACATGGACCTGT contains these protein-coding regions:
- the LOC119999016 gene encoding protein root UVB sensitive 5, which codes for MTHVLHNSFTAPALGSSRRRSSNRDRLLRLRCSSLQPNLQEGDGETDNGRVQGRKHVILIERYGNGTTRRYTLDDDLTSQTFYEEHESGNDKLQDFHFSDPKLSWLPNIVKDFVLPSGFPGSVSDDYLPYILLQFPTNITGWICHTLVTSSLLKAVGVGTFSGTTAAASAAAIRWVSKDGIGAVGRLFIGGRFGNLFDDDPKQWRMYADFIGSAGSIFDLTTQLYPAYFLPLASLGNLAKAVARGLKDPSFRVIQNHFAISGNLGEVAAKEEVWEVAAQLLGLAVGILILDSPGLVKSYPAMLLTWMSMRLLHLWLRYQSLAVLRFNTINLKRARILVKSHVLHSTVLGSDDCNKKENILSWQRFMKPQIEFGVPLEKLVGRERSISKVKTLLKLYANEKYILMVNQQQRDFEVFVSFKVGATSLSVLRSVWQTYWLQENFKSSDGVFDQLAESVLEMESRFDDFICQLDMAGWDTHNINLKVPNEISIHEIDPV
- the LOC119998604 gene encoding uncharacterized protein LOC119998604, whose product is MDGVRGTGFGLLSLIGTLGGIGGGVLATLMAGQHCWGIPGWRCAFILMAALSALIGFLVLIFVTDPKKAISVSHASGEDSDSYFILLLSSKYAFFPPRHAASLDVCGFRDLLIEKSKASASSIWLESWTTTKAVIKVKTYKGRIMCAQFSAFMGIPFSWFLLRVIPQSVSSYYTFATTVFLWA
- the LOC119999017 gene encoding high mobility group B protein 1-like, whose product is MKVAKGKGAARTPKEALKPVDDRKVGKRKAADKSSKGQTGKDKRAKKDPNKPKRPASAFFVFLEEFRTTFKKENPNVKAVSAVGKAGGQKWKSMTKAEKAPYEAKAAKRKVDYEKLMNAYNNQDDGDEESDKSKSEVNDEDEASAEEEKQQQEDDEEDDEEQEEEEDDDSDY